A genomic window from Colletotrichum destructivum chromosome 7, complete sequence includes:
- a CDS encoding Putative amino acid transporter, transmembrane domain-containing protein — translation MGNAADVSDNQATPDMSAAQKQAKKDDAAAEEAAPAYAPATTEENSVLAGEDGELIDYKTLTWWQGGIVLIAETVSLGILSLPSVLATVGLVPGIVLILVMSFLSTYSGLVLAEFRNEYPFVQNFGDAVEVIGKSIGMGAVFQEVFGWAQVTFQVFVMGSHLLTWTICMNTLTNSSTCTIVWAVVGLAVFAVLNFPRTLKYTSYMSMASCLSITLAVLMTLGDVAVSRPIGSGSIEVGRQLGFTGAFLAVTNIAIAFSSHSCFFSVIGEFKKPEDWPKALALLQIADTTLYLLAAICIYVFVGPDVPSPALSAAASKTMRKAIWGIAIPTIVIAGVIYGHVAAKYIFSRLFRNTKHMIRRTKLSGIAWIAIVVGIWALSMVIAESIPVFNSLLGLICALFASWFSYGLPGIFWLWMHYGNWFKDGRQTCKFVANVCLFLTGFLICVLGLWASIEAIATEKATKPWTCASNAAP, via the exons ATGGGCAACGCGGCGGACGTGAGCGATAACCAGGCCACCCCCGACATGTCGGCGGCCCAGAagcaggccaagaaggacgacgccgccgccgaagaggcggcgccggcctacgcgcccgcgacgacggaggagaaCAGCGtgctggccggcgaggacggcgagctgaTCGATTACAAGACCTTGACGTGGTG GCAGGGcggcatcgtcctcatcgccgaGACCGTGTCCCTCGGGATCCTCTCGCTGCCCTCGGTGCTGGCGACGGTCGGCCTCGTGCCGggcatcgtcctcatcctcgtcatgaGCTTCCTGTCAACGTACTCGGGCCTCGTGCTGGCCGAGTTCCGCAACGAGTACCCCTTCGTGCAGAACtttggcgacgccgtcgaggtcatCGGCAAGTCCATCGGCATGGGCGCCGTCTTCCAAGAGGTCTTTGGCTGGGCCCAGGTCACCTTCCAGGTCTTTGTCATGGGCTCCCACCTGCTCACCTGGACCATCTGCATGAACACCCTGACCAACTCGTCCACCTGCACCATCGTGtgggccgtcgtcggcctcgccgtctttgCCGTCCTCAACTTCCCCCGGACGCTCAAGTACACGAGCTACATGTCCATGGCCT CTTGTCTGTCCAtcaccctcgccgtcctcatGACCCTCGGTGACGTCGCCGTCAGCCGTCccatcggcagcggcagcatcgaggtcggccgGCAACTCGGCTTCACCGGCGCGTTCCTGGCCGTCACCAACATTGCCATTGCTTTCT cgAGCCActcctgcttcttcagcgtcatcggcgagttcaagaagcccgaggactGGCCCAAGGCCCTGGCCCTCCTACAGATCGCTGACACGACGCTGTACCTGCTGGCGGCCATCTGCATCTACGTGTTCGTCGGACCCGACGTCCCCTCGCCCGcgctctcggccgccgcgtccaAGACGATGCGTAAGGCCATCTGGGGCATCGCCATCCccaccatcgtcatcgccggcgtcatctACGGCCACGTCGCGGCCAAGTACATCTTCTCGCGCCTGTTCCGCAACACCAAGCACATGATCCGACGCACCAAGCTCTCGGGCATCGCGTGgatcgccatcgtcgtcggcatctgGGCGCTGTCCATGGTCATTGCCGAGTCGATCCCCGTCTTCAACAGCCTGCTCGGCCTCATCTgcgccctcttcgcctcgTGGTTCTCGTACGGCCTGCCCGGCATCTTCTGGCTCTGGATGCACTACGGCAACTGGTTCAAGGACGGCCGCCAGACGTGCAAGTTTGTTGCCAACGTGTGCCTGTTCCTAACGGGCTTCCTCATCTGCGTGCTCGGCCTGTGGGCGTCCATCGAAGCCATCGCGACGGAGAAGGCCACCAAGCCGTGGACGTGTGCGTCCAACGCGGCGCCGTAA